Within Vicia villosa cultivar HV-30 ecotype Madison, WI linkage group LG1, Vvil1.0, whole genome shotgun sequence, the genomic segment ttgtgagtcaaccctctcgggcttgttctaaaacattgaggtcaatgtttagttcaagtttgggggtggatttactcttttgcatttttcaattttatgctttaatgtttgttatttgtccccagtttagaatgagtagtcccacagcataatgaaaatctcaagcaaagtaccaacaatggagcaacatgtgtGAAAGCGGTAGTGAGTGaagtaattttttgaaaaattttagttcactttctttttcaataaagtgacaaaacaggtatgaattttcaaactcaaactcttaatgtgtgcatgaAACTTAGGGTGTTAGTAAGTACtggcagaagttctttatggtacactattttattggatcggtttagccttaaccattgtgaggaaagccttccattgtttactatatgcaggagaccatcaattgttttgacttgtttgtatcatgctaaaccggttgttgcatcggttgtggaaatctgtgaaagtgatttaggcacttatttgaatctgagagttcttttagcctattctaacgtaaaacttattttcttctgtgagagtgtgatctttttgctaaccattctttgagcctgaggtcaagataagaatcataatatgcaccaaggaaaatacctggtgagttttgatctcaataaaaagttttgttttggaccatcaaccataaaatttggtgatgtgttttctctttgacctttttagaaagtaggggagcattcataaatctagatacaggttgatctccaagttggggagagtcacaatcAAAAGAAGAGTAGGTACAGGTAGTAATCTGTGAAGGAtaaaagaaattcgtagcttgaaaaaaaattgttgaaaaagaacaacgtttgaatctaaacagttgttgaaaaaaaaaagaaaaagcaaagaaaaagaaacactgagctacgaatgaaaaaagatgaatGGGTGAGAATTAAAGTATAGagaagaaggaatgagttatgatttggatgcttccctagtttaggaacaacccttgattatcttcttttctttgaatctaaaccacattacaaccctagaaagaccttctgattctcagattccacaagacttgatgctaacaatttggtgaacgtatgatatggatctttgttgatttaattgtttggatgagtgtttaacccctcttttattcatcatactttttgatgagagtgattagtgctgattcaattacaattgtgtagtgttttgaacttctggaggtaatttgccttcaaaaatttgtttcatgtgtaCGCTCTGAGTTTGCAGGAAGAGGAGGAGTATTTTGAATTGGTTGCtaaattgaaccacttgagaaacctttttgaaaaacttgttgcatgactgttggtatgttttgttggaggtaagtaattttgtttagggacaaacaaagctctaagttggggagagtttgttaggagtaaattaatggtaaattcatgtgttaatataagtgatttcttctctaaactaatgcaaattgtgatagatccataggtttttagtaagaattgaactgaaaaggttcagttcatgtgtaaagcaaatcgaatcacttgtgggtattattgatgcaggtttagagctgaactggagctttaggaaaacatgaagaggaaaggaagctggaagtctcaaaggcaaagcaaaaagatgaagtttgacaagggcgcgccgcgggagttctagccagcgccgcgccaaagtctctgtttctgaTCGCGCCGCGCACCTCCGttaccgcgccgcggcctcggcgttaaaagcccaaaacttataaataaaagccctaTCTTCCAAGTGAAAGGAGAgatctttggtgagcgaaattaggagagcattctgagtttgcagtcaagaacaacaattgaaggccaattctttaccaattgaagaaatttcgttgaagaagatgaatccctccattgattcttgtgtgttcttcatgtctatggagagctaaattcctcttgttgagtttaaggtagtagttaacctatgaatatacaataccattgattctttcctatgaacaattgtttgaattttattatcaataagaaaccttgcttttaatttacatcattgttgaatccttgatcgaaagagaggatttttacttttgccctaggttactatattgattcaattgcaatttgcagagatggaattgtgattgggttttcataattatcgttcttaattactattatcgttattgatacttggagagatcgaatctcataccggtaaaagttatctaatttggtttgcagacatggaatcatatttgaggataagtgaagataatagttcaaatgattgttcaattgtgaattaatccataagttgtataggaataggttgatgaaccctaaaagctcaacatatttccttaatcgttaacaaattctcattatttgcattcttattattatttagatttgacaatattagaatcataaaacaaatccaattactttttctcactcaaaataaacaactataaaacggcagtgatattaaccaatccctgtggatacgatatattaccgaaaatatttacccacaaatactttcaacacttataagatttaaatattttttttaacatcCTTTCACATCAACTGTGTAATAGTAATCAAACTAACCTACTATGCTTGTATTTGGTATTTGCTACTTttaacccccccccccttcttcAATATTTTTCTCTCATAACAAAcactcttcttctctttcttctttttcttccttaTGTTTCTAATCTTTTCCACTTTCACTTCACCTTCttctttaagaaaatatttttttcttttttctgttttgTCTTTCTCATCTTCAACTTTGTTTTTGCTGAtctattatattgtattttgtgttttgCAGATATATTAAAAGttgttcatcttcatcaagaaaaAAAAGTAAACTTTTCAATGTCTATcgtttctctctcttcttccacaacacctttctcttctctttcttctcaCTCTCTTTGTTTGCTGCATCTCACATTCTcctttgttttttcttcttcttcttcatattctCTCATtctcacattcatttttatctcaTCACTTTATCTTCATAAATGTTTTACAATTTTGTttaacaattttgtttttttgttttttcaggttGTAGATCTATACCGACATGAAGGCCATGTCGATCTAGGTATAAGTTTCAAGTTGTAGATCTTTTTGTTTCTTCCATTGAATATTTATGTGCTATaagtttgagttttttttatatattttctaaatacttctttttattttttattttatcaaagatTTCATATTCCATATTTTTTTCATACTGAAcatatatttctattttattcacttcaaaaatatttataaagttttGCACTCGGTTTTTTCATAtatttctaaatattaatttttatttctattttattcacTTCAAAAAGATTGATAAAGTTATGATCATTATACCACTTTATTTGTAATGAAAgataacattttttttatgattactATATAAATGATACttaatttgtatttaaaataatttaatacaatTTAATGGTGAAACATATTTGTAGATATTAGATACACTTAAAGTGTTGCCATTTGTCCGAAAAAAGGATATTTGaggtcttttcttttttattttcaactttattattattatgttctaTTGATTATCTTATATAATGACTACAAAAATTTGTTGTCATTTTTTTAGGAGCAAACATGATAATTGAAGCAGAGATCCATGATATCATCAGTTGCAAGAAGATATCATCACTTTTTAGAAAACCATCTAGAAGTTTGGAAAATGGTAATTTCATGGAAAAGATACATTGAAAtataatgaccccatcctctttAACAACTTTGAATCTCTGAGCTAAGTCTTAAGTCAAAATGTGTTGAACATTTTCTGACGGAGAGATAGTttttgatgatcaagtcttgtctgatgtagttacttgccatgaatccctaactttttcctggacctcCTTTTCAGGTTTTTGGTCGACCAGGATGATTTATTCTTTTTATGTCTCTAAATTTTGCCTGGAcctccttttcaggttttcagcccacCCAGACACTCATTTTTGCATAAGCCACCCTTTCGGGTTTTCCACTTAGCGAGTtgttctttcatttttattttggcGAAGTATTTcatgactacatcagcattcacaggatttGGAAGCTTCTCACCATCAATAAttgtaagaattaatgcaccgctaAAGAAGgatttcttaacaacatatggtccttcaaattttggagtccatttgcccctagaatcagAGTTTAAAGACAAGAAAcctttaagcacgaggtcgccttctctgaatacacgaggtcaaACCTTCTTATCAAACACTTTCTTCATTATTTTCTAGTACAACTGACCTTGGCACAAaaccgtcattctcttttcttctatcaaattcaattgatcaaacctactATGACACCATTAAACCTCAAACAACTTGGCTTCCATTAATATTCTCAATGATGAAATTTCGACCTCAATGGGGAGCACTACTTCCATACCATTAACAAGAGCGAAAGGGGTTGTCCTTGTCGAAGTGTGAACGGATGTATGATACCCATGTAAagaaaatgggagcatctcatgccagacCTTACACGTAACAACCATCTTCCGAACAATCTTCTTGATATTCTCATTTTCCGCCTCAACTtccccattcatctttggtctgcaaggagaagagttgtgatgttcaatcttgaaactttcacaaagctccttcatcatgatATTGTTCAGGTTTGACCCACTATCAGTGATAATCTTGCTTGGTAAACCATATCTGCAGATACTATTGTTCTTAATAAACCTGACCACAGCCTGATTGGTTACTTTAGAATAAGACGcaacttctacccacttggtaaagtaatcaatagccacaagaATGAAATGGTGTCCATTTGAAGACTTGgattcaatcattccaatcatgtcaatgccccgCATAGAGAAATGCCATGGAGAGGAGATAATATTGAGAAGcattggaggaacatgaattttatttgcatacacttgacacttatgacacttctttacaaGCTTATAGCAATCATATTCCATTGTCATTCAATAGTAACATGCTTTGATCATCTTCTTAGCCATCGAATTCCTTCTAGCATGGGTACCAAATGAACCTTCATAAAtctcatgcattaacatgtctgcttcgtgtctatccacacttctgagcaagaccatgtcataatttTTCTTGTATATAACCCCTGCATTAATGAAGAAACTTCCAGCTAGCCTCCTCAAAGTCTTCTTGTCTTTATTGGATTCCCCGAGTAGGaactcttgagtttgaagaaaatgctTAATATCATAATACCAAGTTTTTCATCTGATATTACTTCAGCTGTGAACACATGAGAAGGTCTATCAAGATGCTTGATTGTAATATGAGGCACTTCATTGTGAAAATTACCATATATATAGAAGATAATGTGGTGGAATTCGACTTTAATGAAGAACCTCAATAATCTTCTAgcataatctttgtaagggatcaagccagggtGACGAGACTCCCATTCTCCCTTGATTTGATTGATTGCCAATGCTGAATCTCCATGAACATCAAGGTTCTTGATTCTAAGGTCAATGGCTTCCTCAAGGCCGagaatacaagcttcatattcgacaATGTTATTTATAGattcaaaacatatccttgcactGAAAGGAATATGTGAGCCTTGCAGAGTAATAATAACATCACCAACCCCATGACCATgagcattagaagctccatcaaaaactaaACCCCATCGGGATCCCGATTTTTGCCTTTCTTCTGGAAAAGGCTCATCACAATCTCTAGCTTTCAAATACATCACATCCTCATCAGGGAAGTTAAACCTAATGGATTGATAATagtcaattggttggtgagcaagATATTCTGCTAGCACACTACCCTTTATAGCCTTTTGAGtacgatattcaatatcatattcgaTAACAACATCTGTCAACGAGAAATTCTTCCAGTTAGCGCATgcttttcaaatatgtacttaattggatccattttggaaatcaaccAAGTAGTGTGATTCAGCATGTATTGTCTCAATCGTTTAGcagcccaagctaaggcacaacaagtctTACCGAGCGGTGAATATCGTGACTCATAATCAGTGAATTTATTACTCGAGTAGTAGATGGCATACTCTTTCTTCCATTCTCATCTTGCTGACCTAAAATACAACCCATAAAGTGGTCTAGCACAGATAGatacataatcaaaggtcttgCCTCAATAGGAAGGAGAAGAATGGGAGGCTCGAGAAGATATTCCTTAAtactgtcaaaagctttctgacaatcggcAGTCCATCACACATCCTTGATccttctttaacaacttgaaaatcggatcacaggtagcagtcatattggaaatgaatctggagatataaaTCAAACTTCTGAGGaaacctcttacttgtttttttgTCCTCGGTGTTGGCATTTATTGAATAGCTTTAACTTTATCAAGATCCAATTCAATCCCTTTCTAACTAACCACGATACCCAACAACTTTCCAGAATGGAcaccgaaagtgcatttgtttgggctCAAGCAGGGTCGATACTTCCTCAATTGCTGAAACAGCTTTAACAGATCCTCCATATGATCTTCCTCAAAttgagacttggcaatcatacCATCTACATACACTTCAATTTCCTTGTGCATCATGTCATATAATAGCGTTgtcataattttattttgaaaagctcgatttattttcgtttatggcgtgttttgtacattgtgtgcatgatttggttaatgtggcAATGTGGTGATGTtataatgatataactgtgatttgacaTTATATGTGGTGcgaattatatatgatataattgtgGGTGGTGTTGAAACTGAATATATTGTTCGATtttgcttttggtgagttattggtgatgATATTGTTCATTTTGATCCAGTGGTGATGTTGTGACAACAGGATTATAATGTGGTAATGTGACTATGATATGATTGTGTTGCAATTGTAATGATTGTTGGAATGATGTGTgatttatttgaatgatgctggtgacatgtacatactttatcggtgatgaaaatggtgagttatggtgagacgatgcggtgcatcaGATCAAtgatgttatatgtgtgcattcattcatacgcattttggtgatggatcccggtgatgttgtggatcaaacggtgggcataattcccattgtgtggaatttgtgtcggttgggcctgtatcttggtgatgaatatACCAGTCatatgggtttagcccatgtatggtaccacatgtatgTAGTTGCATTACATTAGGATGTATGTtagttataacatgaatggaagatgtccaatgttataaCTTGGTGTGATTGATTTAATTGATGTGTTTGGTGCTTTATTGCTGTAAAcctgaatatattcaattgaGTGGATAATATGCATGATATCTTATTATTTGTGAAtttataacattgattaattgcgaatgagactcacccttacatgttgatatttttcagattgaggggTACCGACTCATAGctcggtgaggatagcttgtagaGCTCATCTGTTAGTTCGTgtcgtgtcagtcatgctctgatagtgtaacactgggaacgattTAGTTTAGAATTCAACCTACATACTCTATTTAATGGTTCTGATTTTGATCAATTACTTGTATTCGATGATGCGTACTTTCTGCCGTGTTAAACATGATGTTGTTTATTTGGTGAATCGTTTCTAATAATGCATGACAGTTGACACATGTTTGGTTTaaaatgaattgtggcacccttgattgcatattttaataattgccgcgggggtttagaagggtgttacagtaatACTTTCAATCAACTTGTATCCTTCTTCAAAGGATTTGAATAGAAAAGCTCCACCAAATATGCATCGAACATGTTCCTTGAGTATGGAACCACTACATTATAAAAATGTTTCTAGTTGATTACAAATTGGTATCACATGGTGGGGATATTTGCTTAACAGCTCTTTATATCTTTGCCAAGCATCGAACAAAGACTCATCATCTCCTTGTCTAAATGATGTAATTTCATTTCTCATCTTATAGTTATTGACAAGAGGAAGgtacttaaataaaaaaaatcagctAAGGCCTACCATTTAGCTACGAAATTAGGCTCTAAATAATTTAACAAGCTGTTGGCACTATCCTTTAAAGAGTTTGGAAACAGTCTGAGTCTGAAAGCATCATCAGTAATTCCATGTATCTTGAAGTTCCTGGCTATTTCCAAGAATTTCCTCAAGTGCAAATGTGGATCTTCATTGGCAGCCCTTGAATATTGGCCTCTTGTTTGAAACATTTAAAACATCATAAGCTTGAATTCAAATTGTGACATTATGATCTCTGCTTTTATAATCCTCGTATTCGAGGAATTGGGATCAAAACACGGAAAAATCCATTATGTTACTTGTCCTATCATTGGCAATGCCAATAATGTCATTGTCTGCCGTGACTCATTCCTCTTCAAATGGTTCCTCTTCAAAGTTACCAAAAATAAAAGCAGGTGGAGGACTCCCTGGTAAGTGACCAGTAGCTTGAAATCTCCTTAGTAATATGAGTGTTATTTATGGCTTTGGATCTCCTGTGTACACTAGACTCATCAATCTGTGCATGCAACGGCTAAGCACCGGTCACGTCACCAGATTACAAAAAATGTTAGAAGCTCAAATATTCTTTTCACAAAAGAAACAATGttttttatacaaaatcaaaatgtTATTTGACACACTCCCTGACAACTGCGGCAAAAACTTGTTGCTTAAAAATGTGTGGTgtcacatgcaagtatacatgaTCTTTAAAGTAGCAAGTGATAGATTAGTAAGAATTTTAAACCCGCAGGGAGTGGAAATAACTTAGATTTATTTGCACAATTAACTTTTGTGAATTGGAagataaaaaataacaataattgaTGGTTGTCACAATTTCAGTTTTAAAGTAAACAGTTGTAGAAATAACTTTGGTCTAAGTAAGTGAAATCAATAATGGAGAATATGTTGAGCAATGATCCATTAATATAACTTGTCTATCGTGTGTACATGATGTGATATGTCATTCCATATGAGTTCAAAATGTGATCTCAAGGTGTATTCCTACAATATCATAAATGTATACAAGAAAGCAGGGGGACAAATTCCTAAGCCATGCATGTCTAGTTTCATTCCAAATGTCCTCTATGATTGTATCTCTTTATTCCTAAAGTCGCTAATCTAGTCAATATTCATATCCTACTATTTTCAATCATATTTATCATGAGTTTCGCTTAATAGATTCTTAACATCAACAAGATTTTATCTTTTCCTAAGATGATTAGCCAAAGAATTAGATTCATGACAATGTAATACATGATAAAAATAAGGCACTAATATAACATCAAATAACACAAAAAGATTATTTCATATTAATTTCACATTACTCAACATAAAATATTTTAGCTCATAATGAGCTTAGTACATACATCAATAATGGTTCCTAAACTAAATATTCTTAAGCACTtagtgaaaaagaaataaaaaccaTCAATTTATTTGATTAAGCACGACCTTATATAGGATATACTTGACATGACTCAAGTTATTTAAATTAGTCCATATAAAGAATTTCACTTTGAGTATAATTTTATTAGAAAGATATTGAGGAATATTTTTTAAgattatctacaatataagaaagttcaatgttcTGGAAAATACCATTATGCCCCTCTCTTCATTTGGCCCATCCACGTGGATGCTCTCTTCATCCACCTTGCTACTTTCTTTTCCATCTTTCCATCATTCTTTCTCTATATCTTACCAACTTGCctattcatttttctttttccatCATCTGCttattgttaggagtaaattaatggtaaattcatgtgttaatataagtgatttcttctctaaactaatgcaaattgtgatagatccataggtttttagtaagaattgacctgaaaaggttcagttcatgtgtaaagcaaatcgaatcacttgtgggtattattgatgcaggtttagagctgaactggagctttaggaaaacatgaagaggaaaggaagctggaagtctcaaaggcaaagcaaaaagatgaagtttgacaagggcgcgccgcgggagttctagccagcgccgcgccaaagtctctgtttctgaTCGCGCCGCGCACCTCCGttaccgcgccgcggcctcggcgttaaaagcccaaaacttataaataaaagccctagcttccaagtaaaTCCCTAAATTGTTCAATCTCAGCGGTTTCATCATAAATTGAATGACTCAAACATTTCATCATGAATTGTTCAAAGGATTATTGTTTGAAGGATTATTGTTCAATTCATGATCGAATCTCAGCATCAATCTCAGCGGTTTGATCATAAATCGAAATGTTTGAGATTCGATCTTTTCACTTTGAAGAAGGATTATTGTTTAAGACTGCAGAGATTTATAAGATTAAAAAATTATTGGAATACACTGCTGTTTGAAGTCTGGTGTGGAGCTTCAGGTATACATGTCTGCACTTGtcacttttttttgtttaattaagtaTCAATGTTTAATGATGGCCCTTAGTTTGTGAAACGTTCTCATCTTATATTCATATATGCCTTGATGGATTTTTATATCTACGATACCACGATGAAATAGATCTACTAAATATAGATCTTACCACACAACTGATGTAAATCATGATTTATGCAGTTAATCATATTGTGGTGTTACAAGTAGGTATCACATGGATGGAGAATGACTACCTTTGATGCAAGTTTTTGGATAGGCTGGGATTTAATACTCTATCTCTTCAGCGCAATAATGCTTCTCCGATTGTACGTTTTTTATCATTGTTCTTTACAAATATTGATCATTCTCTCTACTTATAATTTTATTGGTGTAGTTGACAGAGtgtctatttgctttatttcttaTGCCCTCTTATTTTTCCCAAGATTATAATTGGTATAACAGGATCTTAGTCTTAAATTTGGTAGTCTTAAATGCTCCTTCTAGTCTCAAATACAAGcaaaaaagtattcatatttgGTAGTCTTAAACTTTACTAGTTTTACTTTTTTTGAATGACGCTTTCCTAAAATACCTCTCATTTAATGGAAATTCACTTTTTTTGAGATTAAGAAAACTAACTGCACTTGAATAAAAGATATCTTCAAAATCCGCTTTTGTGAGGTTATGCTAGGCTTTTAATCCAAGTTCTAAGAGATGTGTTATTTATATATGAAATGCTTCTCTATTATGATTCAAAAATCTAGTACTGATTCATTGTTAATCAGTTAACATGGTGGCAGATTCTTAACAATGGGTATGCTTACATTGTTGATATGGACAGATATGTTGATCTGGAAAATTTTCAGAATATTGAAATTTTCTAGTTGAGATCTAGGCGATAACTGATCCGGTTTACTGTTGATTCAAGGAAGAAAAATCCGGTTAATGTTACTCTTTAGAAGGTATAATATATTAGTTTTAGAAATGATAATTAAGTTCTATTAAATATGTTGATCACGTTTATATTTCTAACTGATAATTATAAAATGCTTTAAAATCTTATTAGAATCATTAAAATCTTGTTTGCTGGGATGAATCATTAAAACTTTGCcacaattaaaatttttaaattggtTTTGGACTCCATAAAGCTTTCTGAATAATTAGAATTGTCAAACTACTCAATTTCTTGTCCCTATTATACCACTTTATAGGTTAAATGTTGCATTATTTTCCTTTTTGACATCTCAATTTCTCTTTGACAATAATCTTAATGCGTGCTTAATTCAGAGAAGTGACTGAAATTGTGTGCTAACTGCATGACCTTTTATGCTTGGCAGTATTCAAGATTACATGTTCGATGAAAATGTTTGCCTCCTACTTCGGGCCAAGTGGTTCAAGCCTTTAGCTGTTGAAGAGCGTCCAGTTGTTGAAGAAGATATCTATGAGATAAAAGACTATTATTATCAGTatgaagaagctgatgatgatCTAGATGACAATGAGGATTACTATGGTGCTTCAGCAAATGTCCGGCTTGGCAACCGTAGATGGGGAGACAACGGTTTTGTAAGGGCTGGGCGTCAAGAAGCTCGGCCGGTCCATCGACCAAGCTTCCAGGATTCAGGAGCAAGTTCATCGCGTGagccaaagaagaaagaacaagagTCTCCAAAAGTTATGACAGGAAGACGGGCAAAGAGGGCACTAAAAAGGGAAGCTGCTAATAAGGCAGCTGAAGTGAAGCACCAGAAGCATTTGGATAGGTTGGGTAGGAACTAGGATATATTATTATAGTAACAAGTTGTTCGAATTTGAATTTGTCTTATCTAATGGCACCACTATACACCAAAGAAAAAATATCAATATAgtggataatatatatatatatatattaacaagtTGTTCTATGAATTTGAATTTGTCGTATTTAAATTcaaagtattttaaattaaattttaatttttatattatggttattttagaataaaattaataatatttaaagaaaaaacaat encodes:
- the LOC131618240 gene encoding uncharacterized protein LOC131618240, translating into MLLFRSIQDYMFDENVCLLLRAKWFKPLAVEERPVVEEDIYEIKDYYYQYEEADDDLDDNEDYYGASANVRLGNRRWGDNGFVRAGRQEARPVHRPSFQDSGASSSREPKKKEQESPKVMTGRRAKRALKREAANKAAEVKHQKHLDRLGRN